From the genome of Leptodactylus fuscus isolate aLepFus1 chromosome 1, aLepFus1.hap2, whole genome shotgun sequence, one region includes:
- the LOC142189181 gene encoding gastrula zinc finger protein XlCGF66.1-like — MVRDGNKMAESLLNLTLEIIYQLTGEGYTVVKKTSSDPIQEPPPHPLIQEEINGQKILELTNKMIDLLTGEVTLLGMLGHYTVTGGVGVMTVSLCCQVPIRCQDVAVYFSMEEWEYLEGHKDLYKEVMMEDHQPLTSAGNRPFLVH; from the exons ATGGTAAGAGacgggaacaagatggcggaaagtctattaaatctcaccctagagatcatctaccagcttactggagag ggttacacagtagtgaagaagacctctagtgacCCAATTCAGgaacctccacctcaccccctgatacaggaggagatcaatggacagaagattctagaactcaccaacaagatgattgatctgctgactggagaggtgacactgctgggaatgctgggacattatacagtaactggaggggtcggggtgatgactgtatcattgtgttgtcaggttcctataaggtgtcaggatgtcgctgtctatttctccatggaggagtgggagtatttagaaggacacaaggatctgtacaaggaggtgatgatggaggaccaccagcccctcacatcagcaggtaaccGGCCATTTTTGGTTCACTAG